A window of Impatiens glandulifera unplaced genomic scaffold, dImpGla2.1, whole genome shotgun sequence genomic DNA:
TTTATACATTGAGAAAAATTTAGCAGTTCAGTTTACCTCTCCAAAAGCAGCACAAAATTCAAGGAACTGCAATGCATGACCAACTTCATTAGGTTGCAGTCAATTCCAGCCACAGTTCTCATTTCAGATCCCTGAGGTAGTGGGATTTCAACATCACTCAAGGAACAAATAGAATGGTCTCCACTTGGCCTTTAACTTTAAGCTTCTTAGCATCTGGTAAATCACTCTTCCCTCCATATCTGTGTtgatcttcttttttcttttcttggaTATGATGACTCCATCACTCAAGGAACAAATAGAATTTGTCTCCACTTGGCCTTCAACTTTAAGCTTCTTAGCATCTGGTACATCACTCATTCCCTCCATATCTGTGTtgatattctttttcttttcttggaTATGATGACTCCATGATCCATCTCTTTATCATCCTTTTTATCCTTTTCCTCCAGCATATTCCCCTTTTTCACTTCTTAGCCTTTTGCTCAACAAGATTCATATCAGAATTTTCACTAAGGTTTTCCTTCCCTTTTTCATCGGATTGTCATGGGTAGATTTCTGAAAaccaaaataacataataaaacatttcATAAATAAGAAATCTGCAGCACAAAGGAGAAAAGAACATCAACTAATGAATTACCTTTGCTGATTGAACATCGGGACCTTTAACAAGAAGCATCTCGGAAACAGATGCAAAACCTGTAGACTTTGCAGTATATGAAAGTATACCAGTAGGTTGTTGCCCCAATTTCTTCCTGCCATTCCATGGAAATATTTACTGTTAAAAAACAACTAAACCACCAATAGAGAACAATTCATAAGATATATAACCTGCAAAAACTGCAATTACAAATGCCTTTGCACTTTGGACAAAACCAATCCTCCAAAACTGCCACTTCCTCTGCTTTCTCACCATATCTGATTCAAGTACTATATAAGTCAATTGAAAGAACACATTTTTACATAACACCAATAAAGAATCAAGATCTAACCTGTTCAGCAAGCACTTATGGCAGTATTTGATAGTGcattgtttttccttttttgtGATTTTTACAAGGTGCCATAATGTCCATCGTCTTCTGACGGCACTGGAAAGAAAATGGTTCATCAAATAAACTTATTGGTAACTAACTACACAGATCGGGAAGGTATAACCTATTTCATATCCGATTCATAAAaagatctatttttttatagtaacaTCAAATCCTAGATCTATTACCAATCAAATTATCAGATTAAGAAGATCTATTTTAGTTTGACAAACCTGGTGACAGGTTTTCCCATTCTGGGAATCATAGATACGAGCGCCGATAACACGAACACCGGGAGACTggtttctcttcttcttcttctccaacgCGTCCGCTGGTGACTGCAATGAGGCGTGTTCTTGAGGTAGATTCGAACACGAAGGTTCCTGTTGGGAAACAGGGGTTGGAGAAATTGCCATGGCCGATCGTTTGTAGAATCGTTCTAAAGGAATCGTTCAAAGATACAAGTTTGTAATCGTTCTACCAGTTCATTTTATGGTGGGGGAAGGAAAACATGTTAGAATTTGGGAATTCAAATGGCGGGAATTCAAATTATGGAATTGACCGGGATTTGAAATTTTTGGCGAACATGAAAATTGTTGTCACTTTGAAAAAGGAATTTCATTAATTCATTTTCAGTCACTTATTTTCCttgtttttaaactattaaattgttaattttacTTAGGGAAATTGTTtagtttcttaatttttttttaattattttaaaaaatataaaataaatt
This region includes:
- the LOC124918386 gene encoding cell division cycle-associated protein 7-like: MIPRMGKPVTSAVRRRWTLWHLVKITKKEKQCTIKYCHKCLLNRYGEKAEEVAVLEDWFCPKCKGICNCSFCRKKLGQQPTGILSYTAKSTGFASVSEMLLVKGPDVQSAKKSTHDNPMKKGRKTLVKILI